CGAGTTCGGCGTCGTCGTGCTGTGGTCCTGTCGGGTGCTCGGTGGTGGACATGAGCGGACTCCAGGTGGTCCTGGGGGCGGGGTGAGGGAGCGGCCTGAGCGGGTGCCGGGTTCCTTGAGGGGCTGGTTCGCGCGGGCGCCGTGTCCGCGGGGTGCGCCGGGGCCGGCCGGGCCCGCCCCGGCGGTCGGGTCAGCCGAACCAGCCTTGCGGGGAGGGATCGGTGTTGCGCCAGATGTGCTTCGTCTCGCGGTACTCGGCCAGACCCGACGGGCCGAGTTCGCGCCCGGATCCGGACTGCTTGAACCCTCCCCATTCGGCCTGCGGGACATACGGGTGGAAGTCGTTGATCCACACCGTGCCGATCCGCAGCCGGGCCGCGACCCGCTGCGCCTTGGCCTCATCGGTGCTGAACACCGCGCCGGCGAGACCGTAGATCGTGTCGTTGGCGAGGCGTACCGCCTCGGCCTCGCCGCTGAAGCGCTCCACGGTGAGCACGGGCCCGAACGACTCCTCCCGCACCACGGACATGTCGCCGCTGCATTCGTCCAGTACCGTCGGCGGATAGTAGAAGCCGTCGTCCAGGCCGGGACCCGTCGGACGCTCGCCTCCGCAGCGCAGCACCGCTCCCTCGGCCAGCCCCCGGGCGACGTACGCCTCGACCTTCTCGCGGTGCGCCGCCGAGATCAGCGGCCCCGTCTGCGCCCGCTCGTCGAACGGCCCGCCCAGTCTGATCCGGGAGGCACGCCGGACGATCTCGTCGACGAACCGGTCGTGCAGCCCGTCCTCGACCAGCAGCCGCGCGCCGGCCGAGCACACCTGACCCGAGTGCAGGAAGACCGCCGTCAGTGCCATGTCGACGGCCGTCTCGAAGTCGGCGTCGGCGAAGACGATGTTGGGGTTCTTCCCGCCGAGTTCGAGCGCGACCTTCTTGACCGTCCCGGCCGCCGCGGCCATCAGCGCCCTCCCGGTCGCGAGGCCCCCGGTGAAGGAGACGAGGTCGACGTCCGGGTGGTCGGCGAGCGGGGCGCCCGCCTCGGGGCCCGCGCCCAGCACCAGATTGGCGACGCCCGGAGGCACCCCCGCCTCCTCCAGGAGCCGCATCAGATGGATCGCCGTGTGCGGGGTCAGTTCGCTCGGCTTGAGCACGAAGGTGTTGCCCGCGGCGAGCGCCGGAGCGACCTTCCAGGCCGTCTGCAGGAGTGGGTAGTTCCAGGGCGTGATCAGTGCGCAGACCCCGACCGGTTCGTACACAACACGGCTGTCGACACTCGGCGTGCCCGTCTCGACGACCCGGCCGGTCTCGGCGGTCGCCTGCCGGCCGAAGTAGCGGAAGCAGTTGGCGATGTCGTCGATGTCGTACTCGCTCTCGACGAGTCGCTTGCCGGTGTCCAGCGACTCGGCACGGGCGAGCGCGTCCTTGTCCCGGACGAGGAGGTCGGCCA
The window above is part of the Streptomyces sp. NBC_01428 genome. Proteins encoded here:
- a CDS encoding aldehyde dehydrogenase family protein; protein product: MPDLYIDGSWRGALDERTREIRCPADGSRVGVVDEAGGKDTVEAIAAARRAFDEGPWPTTPAADRGDLLLRVADLLVRDKDALARAESLDTGKRLVESEYDIDDIANCFRYFGRQATAETGRVVETGTPSVDSRVVYEPVGVCALITPWNYPLLQTAWKVAPALAAGNTFVLKPSELTPHTAIHLMRLLEEAGVPPGVANLVLGAGPEAGAPLADHPDVDLVSFTGGLATGRALMAAAAGTVKKVALELGGKNPNIVFADADFETAVDMALTAVFLHSGQVCSAGARLLVEDGLHDRFVDEIVRRASRIRLGGPFDERAQTGPLISAAHREKVEAYVARGLAEGAVLRCGGERPTGPGLDDGFYYPPTVLDECSGDMSVVREESFGPVLTVERFSGEAEAVRLANDTIYGLAGAVFSTDEAKAQRVAARLRIGTVWINDFHPYVPQAEWGGFKQSGSGRELGPSGLAEYRETKHIWRNTDPSPQGWFG